The following coding sequences lie in one Salmo salar chromosome ssa13, Ssal_v3.1, whole genome shotgun sequence genomic window:
- the LOC106568064 gene encoding uncharacterized protein: MIIHHLLLKESDMIQFPTTKDQLLPVRITGDFSPVCDTRQMSSSAMLGTTSMQMQAPYMLPQQPKGSWVHSHAQVYYPQTWTRRTQGYLSHSATQTQRVSAQYMQSALLWLPQHQLHQDQRVTQWRPESSRMAYQARVPWSYRQHLTGGPMDARMYPIFSTEPQQAPTGLLPQAGDSSTHLAPHHQLGGPFQAGSNHPLFEFQSYSLRTARVSQASRTQVTCPSLSLQGLGDSSLPAVTSLEEAMKIFHCESEDEPRQQAEAGLSVLVPQGVLSSPTQEGSGRGKCPSTLDHSLDQEDLEACMERLLESQGSEGSVCIAAAGESGMEFFYEVDSLGSLCDLQLFGQYVSSSNTEEGSANNNMDN; the protein is encoded by the exons ATGATCATTCACCATCTACTCTTGAAAGAAAGTGACATGATTCAATTCCCAACCACGAAAGACCAACTTCTTCCTGTCAGAATAACTGGTGACTTCTCTCCAG TGTGTGACACGAGACAAATGAGCTCCTCAGCCATGCTGGGCACCACTTCCATGCAGATGCAGGCTCCATACATGTTGCCTCAGCAGCCCAAGGGGTCATGGGTCCACAGTCATGCCCAGGTGTACTACCCACAGACATGGACAAGGAGGACCCAAGGCTACCTATCCCATTCTGCCACCCAGACCCAACGGGTGTCTGCCCAGTACATGCAGAGTGCGCTCCTCTGGCTGCCTCAACACCAGCTACACCAAGACCAGCGTGTGACACAGTGGAGGCCTGAGTCAAGCAGGATGGCCTACCAGGCTAGGGTCCCCTGGTCCTACAGGCAACACCTCACAGGAGGGCCCATGGATGCTAGGATGTACCCTATCTTTTCCACAGAGCCCCAACAAGCCCCCACTGGCCTCCTCCCTCAGGCCGGAGACAGCAGCACTCACCTGGCCCCTCACCATCAGCTTGGAGGTCCCTTCCAGGCAGGCTCCAACCACCCTCTGTTCGAGTTCCAGAGCTATAGCCTCAGGACTGCAAGAGTCTCCCAGGCCTCTCGGACCCAGGTCACCTGCCCCAGCCTGTCCCTGCAGGGGTTAGGAGATAGTTCCCTGCCTGCAGTCACCTCCCTGGAGGAGGCTATGAAGATTTTCCACTGTGAGTCTGAGGATGAACCCAGGCAGCAGGCTGAGGCTGGGCTGAGTGTTCTGGTGCCACAGGGAGTGTTGTCCAGCCCCACACAAGAGGGTTCAGGCAGAGGTAAGTGTCCCTCCACCCTGGATCACTCCCTGGACCAGGAAGACCTAGAGGCCTGTATGGAGCGCCTGCTGGAGTCGCAGGGATCAGAGGGGTCTGTGTGCATAGCCGCAGCAGGGGAGTCTGGCATGGAGTTCTTCTATGAGGTAGACAGCCTGGGCAGCCTGTGTGACCTCCAGCTGTTTGGACAGTATGTGTCCAGCAGCAACACAGAGGAGGGCAGTGCCAACAACAACATGGATAACTGA